acacgaggttcacctgagccgctaGACGCCCCACCTACTTCCTAAACCTAGACTAATCTAGAGGGGTGCTGCCAGAGACGGGAAGCGCCACCACCGCCTCTACGCCACGCTGAATGTCTACACCATGCTGGACTGCACTACGTCCTCTGCCCCGACGCCGCCACCACCAGATCCACCGCCGCCGGACGACGCCACTGACTGGACCTCGACATGGATGGCTCATCCTTCCCCAAAGCCGATGGTCAGCCACtcctacatctccctctctcactgtCTCACTCTCTGTATCAAGTTATAGGTTGAATTGAACTAAACAGTACCAGATTCACCCTCTAATCTACAACTAGATGATCCTAAGAGTCTAACAGATTTGTTCAAGGCTGCTAGCTAGAGGATGGATTGTGGTGGTGGCGAGTGGCCGCAACTGAGGCAGACGAACGAACGCCATCGAGAGGATGAGGGACGACAACAACTGAACCAGAGAGGGACTCGAGCTGATCCAGGAAGTAGTGGATGGAAGCGGATGGGGGTGGATCtgcatgggggaagaagagagagTACTAGTAGTATTTATTTTATTGAAACTCACCTTGCTTTCGAACTCACCGGTGAACATGAACATGAACAACACAGCAAGAACAGATAAAGGAAGGGAGCGACACACATCCATCTGGGCAACTAGCTAGAAGATAAAAGGAATTTATAGGTGAGAAAGTGCAGGGGGGCCTGGCCCACCTCCCTCTTGCCGCCGACAAGGTCACCGGAGAAGAGGAGGGAGGGGGGGCGGAACTTGGTTGCTCTCCGGGGTCGCTTCTTCAGAGGGCAGCGATTACAGGACTAGAGGAACTGCAAATCAGCAACACAGGTGACGATTTGGGTTAGGATTAGTGGATGGATGCATGGGGATTAGGATTCGATGAAACGATGGGGGTAGAGAAGGAAGGAGAGGGGGAAGGACCGGTATCCGCCTACATTTCGCAGCTCGTGACTCTGGTTACACTCTGCTTGGCCATGCATCGACACTTTGACAGTGAAGCAAGTAAATAAAGCGCGTAAAAAGCACACGGTGAATGCAAAAGCATGCACTTCCATGTCCAGCAATAGCCGCCGCGGCACTCTGTTCACTTACAACTACTTCAACTTTTCAGCAAacgaatagtgttttcctctcgcaacaaatcagtataagcatcagcataagctaaatttaagcgaagcgaacagggccgcgCCCGTCGTCCTGGTTAAGCGCTGTCATCGACGATCCTACTCCTAGATCCGCAAAAGATGCTCAGCGAACCTTCctgattatttttttatataactaGTCTAGTTTAAAAGAGTTTTGACTCCTCGAGAAGCAAGATGTCCGTTTATTTTCAAACCAAGGGAGTAGTTTTGATGTTTAAGATTTGTGAGTAGGGATGCAACCGGGCTTGTCCATGAACCCGTTAAATAGGCTTATTCTTTTTCTGGATTTATAGAAACTTATAGAAATTAAGTGTATTTGACGGGTTCGTGAACAAACCTGCTTACATTCATGTGAGGGATTTAGGATTCTATTTTTGTGTCACATGAATTTCCCTATGATGGATTGACAATATTTTTCTACATTAAGAAATTCCTTATGATGGTATAAGGCTGAAGAAAGAAAGGTCTATGATTAGCTGTCAGTGGAGGTCTGACGATAagaaattttaagtttattttatTGGATAAATGCATAGAACCACACTATTAATTATATTGAAAAGCATAAATTAATAATAAAAGATTTAGGACTGCAAGGTACCAGCTGGCCAAAAGGGACGGCTTCACCCGTGTCCTGCCTTAAGAAGGTAGGATGGCAAATTTAGAGGGGCATCACTCCACTCCCTTTGCACCTCTAGGGAAGTGGGATTTCGAATAACAAGAAGAGTACAAACTATTACTCTACTAGCATTTGGTCTAGCTCTCCCTTTGAttctctaaagcaagtcgttttATACATGGACATTGACATTATCTTTAATAAATGACTTTAATCGCTATTTTTTACTACAAAAATATAGTTaatatatatacttttataaaCTATATTTCGAGGTAAATCTACTTATATTACTTTCATATattcaaactcaacccaaaagaatttactgtagttaaagtttaaaatgtttgacttaagacaacctcaaaatTACTTGCTTTAGAGAACCAGAGGGAGTACAATTTGTCACAACTAACTTTAGGTAGTGTGACAAGCTATAAAAAGTTGACCAGAAATTTTTGAGTCATAGTTTGTCATGCTTAAAAGAAATTTGCCGCACTTTTTTACCCTATATATGATATGAGGAGAAAAATCTTGTCTAAGTTTAACTGTCAACTAAACAGTTGCCAACTTAATCAAACATGCTTAAGTTGAAATGTGGCAAAAAAAAGTATGAACACTCCCTATTGCTGTACGCTGcgatccatgttcttcattaaaGCTAGCAAATTTCTGATGTATTACCtcaagtttttttttctcgaatacgcaaaaggttTGCACGTCTTTATATTGAGTAAGAGATTGTTTTACACAACACATCGTGAAGGCGCGCTAGGGAGTACAAGTGATTTTACATTTTGGCATAGCCTCCCTAACTAGGTACTCAAAGCCGATTACCTCATCAAAGTTTAAGTTCAGAGTATACAAACAgtgtgttcgctggttggtgctggtgctggtttaagcagactggtgctggttttttgtgaaagaaaaatactattggatagttgaataagcctggctgaaaccaacaagcgaataggGTGAAAAAGGACCAACTGTTTATCAAATCTCCATGAAATTTCGAAGCTCGATGAACCAAGTATTATGCATTGAAATTCTTAACATAGAATCTAGGAGTACTCTAGTCTAGTCTATCTATCTAAATACTAAGTACCTTTTTTGAGACTTGGAGATTCATTCATTCATTGGGAGCAAAATTACAATCTGCAGTCAATGCGTCTAATACATAAGCTGGAGCATAAGTCCACAAACCAGCTCGTGTATCAGCCGTGACCCTCTTAGCTAACGAGTGTGCTACCTTATTACAATTCCTGGGTATAAAGGAAAAATTAAACTCAAGAAACACTAGGCTTAGCTCCCGAATCTCCTGCAGAACCGTCGCAATGGTTGATCTCTGACTAGATCCCGCCTGCCATAGCTGAATGAGTTGTTGGCGGTCGGATTCTAGCCAGACTCTCCGAGCTCCAAATTGAATCGCCAGTCTCAGCCCATCCCGGCAGGCTAGAGCTTCGACAATGAGGGCATCAAGACAGTGATCATACCACTTTGCACTGCCTCTGATGAAATTACCAGAGCTGTCCCGGAGGACTGCCCCGGTAGCTCCCTACCCTGATCGGTCATAGAAGGCCACGTCTGTGTTGCACTTGAGCCAACCATCTTGAGGACATTCCCACCTCGGTTGCTGAGTTGCTGGTCGAGGTGGCGTTTGGTGACGGGTTGCTTGTCCAAGATCATAGGCCAAGTCCGCCACCCACTGCACCGCCACCCGAACTGGCGGCAGTATCTCACCATGTCTTCTCTTATTACGCAGCGTCCAGAGCGCATACATTCCGATCATGATGATCTGCTGCCCGTCTCCGGTAACTGCTCTTCCCTCTGCAAGGTCATGAGCCCAGTTGTCTTGATGCAAGGCCGGGAGCTTCACACCTGTATTGGTTTTTGTCGCCTCCCAGAACACCCTTGCGATCGAACACTCCAACAGCGTGTGCCTAATGGATTCAGATTCCGCACCACATACCTCACAGTTTGCAATCGGCTCCACATGCTTGCGATGCAGTACCTGGCGAGATGGGAGGAATTCATGAATCACCCTCCACCAGAACACCTTGACTTTTGGAGGTATCTGCAGTTTCCAAATTTTGCCCCATACTGAACTTCCGGAGCCATCTGCTTCCAAACCCACCGCCTCACCAATGCGTGCCTCATCAAGCAATCGATAAGCCGATTTGACTGAATAGCAGCCATGTCGTTCTGGTTCCCAAGCCCACACATCTTCTTGTTGGGGTCTTGCCGGAGTGCGCATGATTGCAGCTGCATCCACCGGAAAAAAGATCTCCGTAATGAGGTCTGCATTCCACTATCTATTATCCGACAATAGGTCGGCCACCTGCTCAACCTGTTGCCCATCCTCGGGGGTGATCGGTTGACCTCTGAAATGGTCTGGGAGCCATCGATCCCTCCAGATATGAGTCGAGGCTCCACTGCCAATCCTCCTAATCAGCCCCTTCATCAACACATCACGCCCGGCGAGAATGGAACGCCATGTCTAACTTGCATGCTTCTTCCTGGTTCTTAAATACTAAGTACCTAAGATACGAAACTTGACTGAACTGGCTGCATGCAATAGCGGTCGGTGCTGTTCCGTCCTTATCCTGTATGCCACCAACTTCCGCCGCCATCGCAGAAACCACCCGACCATCGCCTAATACGTGTCAGCACATCCACGTGGCATGATCCCAACCCTATGCCTCCTCCCTCGCAACACGTGTTCCGCCTCCTCTATAAATATCAGCACTCGCGCTGCGAATTACGGCTACCTCCAAACTTCTCTTTTCACTTAACCGTTTTATGTGCCCCCTCCCCTTATTCCTCGGTTTAGTCGGTTAcaatgccgccgcctccgccaacGGGCGAGCCGAAGCGCCGCCGCCTTCTATCCCTCATGGCAGTCTACCCATGCGAGAGCATCGCGCCGGCGCCTCTGTTCAGCTCGCTTCTCGCCCTTGCGGCCGACTTGGCGAGCCAAGGGCGGCTCGGCCCCGACGCCGGCGCCTTCCCTGTTCTCCGGCGCGGCTTACGGCAGGCAGTGCGGATTGCAGGCCTCCTCCTCGCCTTCCTGGAGGAGATCCAAGACGTGACGGTGACGAAGACAGCAGCTCTGCCGTCATCGGCGGTGCTGGGTCTCACGGAGCTGCACGTGGCCATGCAGAAGCTGCGGTTCCTCCTCTCCGACTGCGCGCGACGGGGCGCGCGGCTGTGGGTGCTCGTGAACGCCGGATTGGCCGCGTCTGAGCTCCGGGTGATTCTCGGGTCCGTCGCTGCGGCCATGGACGCGCTGCCCAAGGACGTAGTAGATGCGTCCGTGGATGCCGGGGAGCTCGCGCGGCTGATGTCGGAGCATGCGTGGCGCGCGGCGGTGCGTCCGGACGCCGGCGACGAGCGCGCGGCGAGGAGCGTGCGGTCGATACTGGAGCAGTTCAAGAGCCGCGTCTCGCCGAACGCCGAGGACGCGAGGCGGGTGCTGGAGCACATCGGGGTTAGAAGCTGGTCCGACTGCTCCGAGGAGATTGCCTTCTTGGAGGACGAGCTGCGCACGCGATTGGACGGCGGCGCAGgcggcgacagcagcagcagcagcgacgcgGTGCTCATCAACAGCTTAATGGCATTCATGGTGTACTGCCGCGTCGTGCTGTTCGATCAGATCGACGCGAACCCAAAAGCGGACGCGGCGTCACGGCCGCCGGCGAGGTGCCCGGATTGGCTCAGACCGGAGACGTTGCAGTGCCCGATCACGCTGGACCTGATGACGGACCCGGTGACCGTGTCTACTGGCCAGACGTACGACCGCGAGTCCATCACCCGGTGGATCAAGGCTGGATGCCGCACGTGCCCGCTCACCGGCGAGCGGCTCCGCACCGCCGACGTGGTGCCGAACGCCGCGCTCCGCGGGATCATCGAGCGGATGCTGCTCAGCAACGGCGTCTCGCTTCCGGACCGAAGCAGCTCGGGGCACCGCCACGGCGCGCTCGGCGACACAGCCGTGGCATTCGGGCCGGCGGCCGCGGGCGCTGCCCGTCTCGCCGTCGCCTACATCGTCGCCCAGATCTCGACGGGTTCGACGGCGGAGCGCAGGAAGGCGACGTGGGAGGCCCGCAAGCTGTGCAAGCACAGCGTGTTCTACCGCGCGTGCCTCGTGGAGGCCAACGCCGTGCCGTGGCTGCTGTGCCTGCTGTCCTCGACGGACGCGTCCGTGCAGGACAATGCGGTGGCGTGCCTCCTGAACCTGTCGAAGAACCCGCGGGGCCGGGCGGCGCTGTTCGAGGCCGGCGGCGTGGGCCTCGTGGTGGACGTGATCAACGTGGGCGCCATGGCGGAGGCGCGGCAGAACGCGGCGGCCGTCCTGTTCTACCTGTCGTCGAACGCCGAGCACGCCGAGGAGATCGGGCGCATCCCGGAGGCCATCCCGACGCTGGTGCAGCTGATCCACGACGGCGCGCACCGCGGGCGCAAGAACGCGATGGTCAGCCTCTACGGTCTCCTCCAGTGCGCGAGCAACCACTGCAGGGCCGTCGCGGCCGGCGCCGTGGCGGCTCTCGCGGGGCTCCTCCTGCCCGTCTCCGTCGTCGACCGGGACGACGACCTCGCCAGCGACGCCGTGACGCTGCTGGCGAGGCTCGCGGAGCAGCCGACGGGCGCGCAGGCCGTGCTGGCGCGGCCGGGCCTGGTCGCCCGCGTCGTCGAGGCGCTCGCCACGTCGTCGGCGTCCCGGTCGGGGAAGGACCACTGCGTGGCTCTGCTGGTCTCGCTATGCCGGCACGGCGGGGACAAGGTGGTGGCCCTGCTGGGGAGGATGCCGGGGCTCATGTCGTCGCTGTACACGCTGGTGGCCGACGGCAGCCCGCAGACGTGCAAGCGCGCCAGGGCGCTGCTCAACCTGATCCACCGCCATTACGAGATGGACGGGCAGCCGGCATCGGCGGCGGCGTCGGAGGCCGGCGAGCGTGTTGTTCGCGTGCTATAGCCGCAGGATATCATATCGGGAACCTGCCGTAAGTACAGTAAATAGTAGTGTAGATCTTTACAGTGTGCCATTTGAGACGATTTCTTGTTTGTGTTGTCAGCTCGTGTTTTAGAAGAGCTGGGAACGAATTTTGCTGCTTCCTTTCTGAAGGCTGCTATAGACACAGATACACATACACACACGAAAGTATAGATATAAAGTCTGTTTGCGAGCTTGAGTTTGATAGTAGCAGTAGATGAAAGTGTGACAGTATGGAGTTACTGTTTGGACGTTTATTTTGTGTACATATCAGTGAAATGTTTTGGCTTTGTGTTAGAACTGAGGGATTTCAGTTACAAAAATAACAGCTCACCGATGAACAGATATCTCTGAGGCGATTTTGGTTACTGATGCTCGACTACATTTTACAGTATGCTGTAGATGGATTGCGTTGATATCATTAGTGGCCAACGTGATTGGAACAGCTCTGATACGAATGGGTTACTGATGTTCTAGTACATTTTACAGTATGTTGTTGATGGATGTGTGTGCTGACATCCCAAGTGGGCGACGTGATTGGAACAGCTTCATGTTCTTGAGTTTTCAGCATAGTCTGCCCTGGTAGATATGCCTGATAATTCTCTGTTTCTTGGTGGTGCTATGTACTCCTGTGTTTCAATGAacttctaagagcatctccaagagtttgctatCTTAACTTGCATCCATATAATTTTgacaaaacaagaaaaaatagcctccaacagtttggcaaaacaacttggcatcaatagcaacttgACAAATCTTCCCTCTGCGCGCGCAAATATACGCGCACGTATACGGCttggcatccggggctcttcgtttcttagcggggctcttcgtttcttagcggggctcttcgttctcttagcggggctcttcgttcgcttagcggggctcttcgttcacTTAGCGGGCATCTTCGTTTTGTTAACGGGTTTTTTATTTTACGAAGtcaaaaatgccaaactcttggagatggattgtttttttacttggcatataattttgAGAGTTGGCAAATCATaagatttgccaagtaaaatttgacaaactcttggagatgctctaagcttTCACTTTTACCGCAGTCAGAAGTCCCTTCTAGCCCAGTCGGAGGTGCGCAAGGCTCTTAATCTTGTGGTCGTGGGCTCTAGCCCCACGGTGCCACGGCGGGCGTCTGCATTATTTCATTTTGAAAACGTATTAGCTTTTGTCACTGTTTTGTTTATTCATTCGGATTTTTTGGTTTGCCCCGCAAGCACAGCAGATGTGCAGTGGAGTCAACATCCCTTTTGTTTACTCAGCTGGCAACTCATGCACAGCAGAGCTGCAGTGGAATCAGGCCCCTGTCCGCGTCATCACATAACCGATTTCTAAGCCTAATCAAGTAATCATATCTCATGCCGCTGTTGCGCCCAGCAGCATCGACGCCGACGCGTCCTGGGGGCGACGTACGTGCTACGATGAGTAATTGCGGCACAGCGCTACTCCGTAGTCGGCAAAGAACGAATCCAACGTTGACAACGTCAAGTGCATGCGTTGCCTCCGGACCTGACGCCCTCCCTCTTTAATTAGTTACAGTACTTGCACTCTCTAATCCCAATCACCAGCTCATGTAACGTCAGAGGCAGAGCTTCTCGTGCTGGAAGCTCGCTAGATCCACATCCACCGGTAAACAAACCGTGTCAGTCTGTCAGCAGCAGCAATCCATCTCCGTCCATCTGCTAGTGCTTTGCACACGCCGAGCCGACGTGCCCGCTCGCTCTCGTGCAACAGCAGGCGCGGTCACGTGAACGCGCTCCACTTTGTTTTGTCTGTTAACGAATTAATTAACCGGTCGGGGTTAGCGCCACTGGTTACATGGACTGGCATTGATCGGGCTGCGTGACAACGTGAGGTCTCGCCTCGGAGCAGCAGGGTCTCGTCTCGTGATCGAATAGAAAATGGCCCCTGGGCGGTGGCTTCTTCCCCAGAATCGATTCGAATGGGGCCGGAATTGAACCGGCACATCCGACGGCATAATCTGTTGCTTGATCCGAGGCTGCTACCTGCCTACCTGTATATGCGTTTCAAACCCACGCAAGTGGATTGCGTCTTCCGACCTGAGAGGCAGCTACTGTGACCTGTTTTTTTTAGTTTCCACACTCGATAGCAAACAGTAAGCTGCGTGCTCGCCGCAGATTCTTGTAGCTGCAGCCGTGGCTGCACCACGCTCAAAGGTTGCCTCGGTTCCTACATGAATGCAATGTTGCATAAGGAAACATGATGCTGATGATGCACAATGTTGATGCATGAGCGAGGTAGGAATACTTAGACATAGCTTGGAATATAAGTAGGGAAAATAAGTTGACATAGCCACTTAGGGCTCAAGTCTAGGTGCTGGTCGACACATTCATGTTAGGATTGATCTATGGTCGGCGGGCTCTTGTCACACAGCGCTATAAgaaggaggtgggggccggggcactaGACACGAGGTTCGACGCCGCCAGTAACCCACCAAAGAAACCCTAGAAGGCCCCATCCGATCACGGGCGCGCTGCAGTGACGGGAAGAACCGCCAGACGCGTCACCGTCCTCTGGACTCCGCCGCGCCTACGCTACTACGACACCGGCGGCCACGTCGCTGCGACGCCATGGCTGCAACTGCCCTAGGGCAAGGTACACCACCAAGTTTCCCATCTAAGTCGAGATATTATCCCCCTGATCTACGTTTTAGAGGTACAATGATCCTATCAATGGTACCAGCGCCAGGTTCTAGTATAGATCTAAATTAGGGGTAGCAATTTAGAAGGAGATGAGAAAGATCCAATTCGGATCGAGACAGAGGGTTCCtaaccctaaacccaaaatcggGGAAGAAAATGAGTGAGAAGGGCCTCGGGGTTTGAAaagcaaccctaaccctaacccgcgcaAAAGCtcagggaagaagaacagtatgaaaccctaaccctaacgcaACCCTgaccctaatccccaatcggcaaggggaaagggAAAGAGCTAGGAAGGTGGCTTACCTAGAGAAACCCTAACCCTTCAcgacgaggaaggggaagagagtgAACGGACAAGGGGAAGGAGCTCCAACCTGGGGTCCGCCCGCTCCGTCTCATGAATGCCGCGCGGGAAGTCAACCCCAGCCGTCGGGGCGGGAGGAGCGCCACCGCACGATCTCTGTCTCGGGCTCGGGCCAAAGGGCACCACCGTGGTGCCGCTCGACGGTGCTGCGCGCGGCGCCGGCCGCACACGTGCATCGGCAAGGGGTGCCACGGCGGAGCCACCATCCCCTGCGTCGCGTCCGCGTTGAGTCTCGGCTGCGCTCAGTCACTCGCGGggttgagagagagaaaggggagaagAGAAGTGAGCTACGATTTTGTGAGCCAGCGTCGCATCACCATTTTTGTTCCCGCGAGAAGCACGCTCTGCCGTCGGATACGGCGCAGATCGATCGAGCCAACaatcggcccaggcgggcgcgcgcggctgcgcggctttgccggcccaagcccaagttgcggcctgggtgcgggcagCGCGCGTGCAAGGGAGCTAGGTCGGGCGGCTTTTGCCGTTTTGGGCCGAGAACCAGTCAAGATTGAGCccagttttttccttttttgttttccagtaaatgtttatctCTGGAAAATAAAAATTGGCTCAAAGAAAATAGTAGAAATGTGAATTTTCATGTTGGTACAATTCACGAAATTGAGTTCATTTTTCCGCTGTAAAGTTTAatattgattatcttctaattaaatttgaaccaatgggagaatttaatttgaagatcaattatatttagtaaattatgattatgttgatcctctaattaaattggaaccaacaggaaaatttaattagaggacTAGTCATTTTTTTGTTTATGTAAGATTATGGTATtatcattttctgaccaacgttgatgatgacaatattataacgaATTTAAgtctaaagtttaaatctctggtaAATTTTATACCAACGTGgtgaatttttcagagagtagataaggaccgagaaatgctcctgaactaaaagaatgtatttcatTTAGTTTTTCACTGCAATaaagttgattatcttctaattaaattcgaactaaCGGGAGAGTTTAATTTTGAAGAGTTGTTATTTGTATTTcaagttgatttatgagttctatgcattaattctattttctacccaacggtgatataAAATTGATGCGGAAGCACCTTGTATGTTTTAATTCGACGATATCACTCAGCTGCATGCcacgggctgcaatgctggggtatgtcaataaaaaggcttgagtcaagctagTTTAGGATAATTTTTATTAATTTATTAATTttttgattaaattggaaccaacgggaagattgaattagaaaatgaagtataagtgaatgttttagtcgtcatgactaagttttcgtatagatgTATCCCGCA
Above is a genomic segment from Miscanthus floridulus cultivar M001 chromosome 3, ASM1932011v1, whole genome shotgun sequence containing:
- the LOC136541917 gene encoding U-box domain-containing protein 19-like, producing the protein MPPPPPTGEPKRRRLLSLMAVYPCESIAPAPLFSSLLALAADLASQGRLGPDAGAFPVLRRGLRQAVRIAGLLLAFLEEIQDVTVTKTAALPSSAVLGLTELHVAMQKLRFLLSDCARRGARLWVLVNAGLAASELRVILGSVAAAMDALPKDVVDASVDAGELARLMSEHAWRAAVRPDAGDERAARSVRSILEQFKSRVSPNAEDARRVLEHIGVRSWSDCSEEIAFLEDELRTRLDGGAGGDSSSSSDAVLINSLMAFMVYCRVVLFDQIDANPKADAASRPPARCPDWLRPETLQCPITLDLMTDPVTVSTGQTYDRESITRWIKAGCRTCPLTGERLRTADVVPNAALRGIIERMLLSNGVSLPDRSSSGHRHGALGDTAVAFGPAAAGAARLAVAYIVAQISTGSTAERRKATWEARKLCKHSVFYRACLVEANAVPWLLCLLSSTDASVQDNAVACLLNLSKNPRGRAALFEAGGVGLVVDVINVGAMAEARQNAAAVLFYLSSNAEHAEEIGRIPEAIPTLVQLIHDGAHRGRKNAMVSLYGLLQCASNHCRAVAAGAVAALAGLLLPVSVVDRDDDLASDAVTLLARLAEQPTGAQAVLARPGLVARVVEALATSSASRSGKDHCVALLVSLCRHGGDKVVALLGRMPGLMSSLYTLVADGSPQTCKRARALLNLIHRHYEMDGQPASAAASEAGERVVRVL